The following proteins are encoded in a genomic region of Bubalus kerabau isolate K-KA32 ecotype Philippines breed swamp buffalo chromosome 15, PCC_UOA_SB_1v2, whole genome shotgun sequence:
- the LOC129628573 gene encoding proteoglycan 3-like isoform X1: protein MERLPWVFVAECGLPPVVWSGDCSSWRGRADTREVPRRERGAVCLSQACRDMKGCLLLPLLLLGTVSALYLEKDAPHVGSPETQADLSQDAEGSGGQEGELALSGEVVESGGEEAENAHDDEGDSQLDPDDLDEDVQCPKEEETVQLPGGPECKRCYYRLVRTPRRFRHAQRICRRCYRGNLVSIHNYRFDYRVRRWSRRSNQSQVWIGGVIRGRSRCRRFRWTDGSRWNFGYWARGQPGNGRGHCVTLCTRGGHWRRASCKRRLPFVCAF, encoded by the exons ATGGAGAGG ttgccctgggtctttgttgctgagtgcGGGCTTCCTCCAGTTGTGTGGAGCGGGGACTGTTCTTCCTGGCG GGGCCGTGCagacacaagggaagtccccaggaggGAACGTGGAGCTGTGTGTCTGTCACAAGCCTGCAGGGACATGAAAGGCTGCCTGCTCCTGCCCCTTCTGCTGCTGGGGACAGTTTCTGCTCTCTATCTGG AGAAGGATGCCCCCCATGTGGGCAGTCCAGAGACACAGGCAGACCTGAGCCAGGATGCTGAAGGCTCAGGGGGGCAAGAAGGAGAGCTGGCTCTGAGTGGTGAGGTGGTGGAGTCGGGGGGAGAGGAGGCCGAGAACGCCCACGACGATGAGGGGGACTCACAGTTAGACCCAGATGACTTAGATGAGGATGTGCAGTGCCCCAAGGAAGAGGAGACAGTGCAACTTCCTGGAGGTCCTGAATGCAAGAGGTGCTACTACAGGTTGGTGCGGACCCCAAGGAGGTTTAGGCATGCTCAG AGAATCTGCAGGCGTTGCTACCGAGGCAACCTCGTCTCCATCCACAACTACCGCTTTGACTATCGCGTGAGACGCTGGTCAAGAAGGAGCAACCAGTCACAGGTCTGGATCGGAGGCGTTATCAGGGGCAGG TCCCGTTGCAGGAGATTTCGCTGGACTGATGGGAGTCGCTGGAATTTTGGATACTGGGCCCGAGGGCAGCCTGGGAATGGCAGAGGCCACTGTGTAACCCTGTGCACCAGAG GGGGTCACTGGCGACGAGCTTCATGCAAGAGGCGGCTGCCCTTCGTCTGCGCCTTCTAA
- the LOC129628573 gene encoding proteoglycan 3-like isoform X2: protein MKGCLLLPLLLLGTVSALYLEKDAPHVGSPETQADLSQDAEGSGGQEGELALSGEVVESGGEEAENAHDDEGDSQLDPDDLDEDVQCPKEEETVQLPGGPECKRCYYRLVRTPRRFRHAQRICRRCYRGNLVSIHNYRFDYRVRRWSRRSNQSQVWIGGVIRGRSRCRRFRWTDGSRWNFGYWARGQPGNGRGHCVTLCTRGGHWRRASCKRRLPFVCAF, encoded by the exons ATGAAAGGCTGCCTGCTCCTGCCCCTTCTGCTGCTGGGGACAGTTTCTGCTCTCTATCTGG AGAAGGATGCCCCCCATGTGGGCAGTCCAGAGACACAGGCAGACCTGAGCCAGGATGCTGAAGGCTCAGGGGGGCAAGAAGGAGAGCTGGCTCTGAGTGGTGAGGTGGTGGAGTCGGGGGGAGAGGAGGCCGAGAACGCCCACGACGATGAGGGGGACTCACAGTTAGACCCAGATGACTTAGATGAGGATGTGCAGTGCCCCAAGGAAGAGGAGACAGTGCAACTTCCTGGAGGTCCTGAATGCAAGAGGTGCTACTACAGGTTGGTGCGGACCCCAAGGAGGTTTAGGCATGCTCAG AGAATCTGCAGGCGTTGCTACCGAGGCAACCTCGTCTCCATCCACAACTACCGCTTTGACTATCGCGTGAGACGCTGGTCAAGAAGGAGCAACCAGTCACAGGTCTGGATCGGAGGCGTTATCAGGGGCAGG TCCCGTTGCAGGAGATTTCGCTGGACTGATGGGAGTCGCTGGAATTTTGGATACTGGGCCCGAGGGCAGCCTGGGAATGGCAGAGGCCACTGTGTAACCCTGTGCACCAGAG GGGGTCACTGGCGACGAGCTTCATGCAAGAGGCGGCTGCCCTTCGTCTGCGCCTTCTAA